In uncultured Desulfovibrio sp., the sequence ACCCGCTACGACATCTTTGGAGACTGATATGCCCATCGACTATGCCTACCGCCCCGTAACCCTGCCGGGCGAGCGCGATGCCCTCTTCTTCCGCATGCGCGATGAAGGGCTGCTGCCCTGGGCCATGTATGCCCTTGCCCGTCCCGGCCTGCGCCACTGGCGCCGGCTGACCCAGCCGCGTCAGGGCCTTCTGCTGGTCTGCGAGGCGAGCACCGCCGCAACGCCCCCTGCCCGCGGCACGGCCCTGGGCGACAGCGCCGCCCCGCCCCTGACCGATACCCGCGCCATCCGGGCCATGGGCCTGTTCAGCGGCTGGCGCGGCAGGGTGGCGGAATTCGATTTCACGGTATTCCGCCCCCATTTTTCCGAAGCCGTGCCCATGGCCCTGGGCGCCTTCCACTGGATGTTCAGCCATACCCGCGTCTCGGCCATCATGGGCCTGTGCCCGGCAAGCAACCGCCATGCCTGGCGGCTGGCCACGGCCTGCGGCTTCCGCCTGCTGGCCCGCCTGCCCCAGGCCTGCCATCTGGCCCGCCGGCAGTGCCATGTGGACGGCATGCTGGTCTGCTGCACGCCCGACAGCCTGAAGAACGCCGCACACAGCGCCGGCCGGAAGGGCGGCCAGCCGGCAACGCGGACGCCCCTGTCATCTGCAACCATCACCCCCCGGGAGGACATCATGGGATTCGGAGGAAGTTCCACCCCCAGCGTACCGGCCGTGACGCCTGCGCCCAAGCAGGAAGTACAGAAACCCGTTACCGAAGCGGCCACTGCCGCCCGCCAAAGCCAGAAGGACAAGGCCGCCAAGGCTGCGGGCATTCGCGGGTCCATCTATACGGACCCGCTGCGCCGGCAGTCGGAAACGAACGGCAAGACCCTGCTGGGGCAGTAGCATGGACGTGCTGCTGCGGGGCGGTCCGCCCCCTTTTCCCCGCCGGCCGGAGGACAACGCCCCACCGCAGGCCAATATGGCCGCCCTGGCCCGGCGCTGGCACGCCCTGCTGGAACGCCGCGCCCCGTGGGACACGGCCTGGCAGAGTCTGGCAGAGCATTTTCTGCCCACACGCTGCCGCCTGAACCCGCAGGAGGAAAGCCGCCCCCTGCTCAATCACCGTCTGGTGGACGCCACGGGGATTCTGGCCATGCGCACGCTGGCTGCCGGCCTGCAGGGCGGCATGACCAGCCCGGCGCGCCAGTGGTTCCGCCTGTCCCTGGACGATGCCGACCTGGCCGACAGCCGTGCCGGACAGCTGTATCTGGACGAGGTGGAACGCCGCATGCGGGTGCTGTTTCAGCGGTCCAATTTCTATAACGCCATGCACACCCTCTATGCCCAGCTGGGCACCTTTGGGACAGCCTTTCTCTTTGAACTGGCCGATCCCCGGCACGGCTTCCGCTTTCTGCCGCTCTGCGCAGGGGAATACGCGCTGGATACGGATGCCGGCCGCCGCGTGGACACGGTTTTTCGGCGCAGCGCCATGAGCCTGCGTCAGCTGGAAGAGGTCTTCGGCCTGGCGGCCCTGCCGGAAAACCTGCGCCGGGCGGTCCGCCGTACACCAGACCTGCGCCGCACCGTGGTGCATGCCGTCTTTCCGCGCCGTCATGGCAGGCCCGGACTGCTGGCGCCGCATTGTCTGCCCGTGGCCTCCGTTCACTGGCTGGAAGGCCAGGAAGGCCAGGCCGTGCCCCTGCGCATTTCCGGCTTTCAGGACTTTCCCGGCTTCGGGCCGCGCTGGGACGTGGCAGGCAATGACGTTTACGGCCGCTCGCCGGCCATGGATGCCCTGCCGGACTGCCGCATGCTGCAACAGATGGGCATTACCACGCTCAAGGCCATCCACAAGGCCGTGGACCCGCCCATGAGCGTTTCTGCCGGCCTCCGGGCCGTGGGCCTGGACCTGACGCCGGGCGGCATCAATTACGTGGACAGCCTGCCCGGCCAGAGTCCGCTGGCTGCTACGCCGCTGCTCCAGCTCAAACCCGATCTGGCCCAGTCCCGTCAGGCCATGCAGGCCGTTCAGGAACAGATCCGGGCCGGCCTGTACAATGACCTCTTCCGGCTCATTCTGGAAGGCCGCTCCAAGGTCACGGCCAGTGAAATCGCGGCCCGGGAGGAGGAAAAGATGGTGCTCATCGGTCCGGTGCTGGAACGCCTGCATGACGAGCTGCTCATACCGCTCATGGACAGGACCTTTGCCCTCATGCAGCGGCTGGACATGCTGCCCCCCTGTCCGCCGGAACTGCGGGGCCGCCGGCTGAAGGTGGAATTTGTCTCCCTGCTGGCCCAGGCCCAGAAGCTGGTGGGCAGCGGCGCCACCCAGCACTATCTGGACCTGACCCTGCGCGCCGCTTCCGCCTGGCCCGAAGCCCTGGACAGCGTCAACGTGGACCACCTGCTGGACCAGTATGCCCGCGACCTGGGGCTGCCCGTTCACCTTACCCGCTCCCTGGAGGAGCGGCAGGCCCTGCGCCTGAGCCGAAGCAGGGAGCAGCAGCAGGACAGCCTGCTGCAACAGGTGGAACGCGTGGTGGACATGGGCAAGACGCTCTCCCAGAGCGAAGTGACCCTGAACGGGCAGAAGCGCTCCCTGCTGGACGGACTGGGCATGGCCCTGGAGCGCCTGGCCATGCCCCGGACCGGGGCGGCTGCCGTGCCCGCCGGAGAGGAGCCCCCCCATGCCTGACGTCCATACCACTCCCCTGTCCTGTCCGCCGCTGGACGAGACGCCCGCCGGGACCTCCCGGACGGCAGAGGCAGAGGCACTGCGGGCCGTTCTGAAGCACTGCGCCGGAGACCTCATGGACAGCCCGACAGGCCGGACCTTTCTGCGCTGGCTGCTCAGCGCCTGCCACTGCTTTGATGCCTGTGACCCCGGGCCGGCAACCTGCACGGCCCAGCTTCATGCCCGCGAAGGGCGCCGCGTGCTCGGCCTGCACCTGCTGCGTCTGGTGCAGACGGCCCGGCCCCGGCGCGTGGCGCAACTTCTCAGCCCGGAGGAACTGCCCCATGTCTGAACAGGACTCCCTTACCCCGGAACACGCTTCCCCCGCCGGGGACAGCCTGCCCCTGCCCCCTTTTCTGCCCGGCACGGAAACGCCCCCGTCTGCCGGCAATCCTGATACGCCGCCCCTGTCCGGCAGCCCGGAAGGCACCCCGCCCGCCGGCACGGAGCAGACGCAGACAGGGCAGGACCTTCTGCGGCAGCAGTGGCAGGAGCAGGTGGCTCGCTGGCGGCAGGAGGTGGCCGATGACCCCGAACTGGGCGGCGATCATCTGCCCGGCATGGTGGCCCGTGCCCAGCTGGCCCTGGACCGCTTTGATACGGACAGGACCATCGGCCGCCTGCTGGAGGAAAGCGGCTACGGCAACCATCCGGCCGTCATCCGCTTCTTTACCCGCGTGGCCGATGCCCTGGCAGAAGACAGCCTGCCTGCCTCGCGTCCTGATGCGGCCCTGCCGCCGCTGGAGGAACGCATGTATGCCGGCTGGAGTTCGCGCGCCTAGGCCGGTTTCTGACGCTTACGGGCGCGGCAGACAGCCGTTTTTCCGCTGCTGCCCCTTTTTCCGCTACCCCCTTCACCCTCATCCCCCGGAGGTTTCATGTCCTCTTCGCTCGGTTTTGTGGTCACTCTGGCCGAAATGGAACAGTTCTATCGCGGAGACAAGGCCGGACAGATCATCGAACTCATGAACCGCACCAATGACATCATGGACGACGTGCCATGGATGGAGGCCAATCAGTCCGACGGCCACCTTACCCGCATCCGCACCGGCCTGCCCGCCGTCTACTGGCGGCGTCTCTATCAGGGTACGCCGCCGGCCAAATCCCAGTGGTCGCAGGTCAAGGAGGGCTGCGGCATCCTGGAAGCCATCATGGAACTGGATGTGGAGGAACTGCGCCTCTATGGCAGCCGCGACAGGGCCTTTCGCATGAGCGAGGGCATCGCCTTTGCCGAGGCCATGCGTCAGAAGGTGGCCTCCACTCTCTTCTATGGCGACAGCAATGTGAATCCCGATGCCTTCAACGGCCTGGCCATGCGCTATCCGGCCAAAGATGCCCAAAACGTGCTGGATGCGGGCGGCACGGACGAAAACGGCTGCACCTCGCTCTGGCTGGTGGCCTGGGGGGCGCAGTCCGTGCACGGCATCTATCCCAAGGACAGCACCGGCGGCCTTTCCCACGAGGACCTGCATACCTATATGGCGCAGGATGAAAACGGCCGGAAATATCAGGTCACGGGCGACAAGTACAACTGGCGCTGCGGCCTGGCCGTGCGTGACTGGCGGGCCGTGGTGCGCATCGCCAATCTGCCCGTGGCCGCGCTGGACAGGCGCAAGGGCGAGGACGGCTTTGTGGACCTGCAAAAGCTGACCATCGAAGCCAAGAACCGCATGCCCCAGCATCTGCGCCAGAAGGCCATCTGGTACGGCAATGCCGACGTGCTCACGGCCCTGGAACTCCAGAATTCCGATGCCGGCCAGGTGCAGCTGCACTACGGCGAATTCTTTGCCGCCCAGGCCGTACCCGTGCTGCATGGCCGTCCGGTGCGCCAGTGCGATGCCATTGTTTCCACGGAAAACCCCGTCTAGCCCCCACAGGAGGTATTCATGGCCATCATCGACAGCACGTCCGTCTTTTTCGAGGGGCCGCTCACGGCCGAAAGCCACAGCCGCGCCGTGCCTCTTACCGCCCTGCGTCTGCCCGGCCGCATGGAACCCATCCCCCTGCGCATCAGCGTCACCGAAGCCTTCAAGGCTGACGAGCTGAGCAGCCTGGCCCTTACCCTTCAGGAAGCCGATAGTCCCGACGGCCCGTGGACCGATGTGCCGGACACGGCCCTGCACATTGACGGCACGGCCCTGGCCGCCACGGCGCGCATCGGCTGGCGCCACGTTCCCCAGGGGGTGCGCAAATGCTGGCTGCGCCTGCACCTTGTGCCCACCGCCCAGGCCTCCCAGAGTGTGACCACGGGCCGGCTCTTTGCCGCCCTGACCCGTGAGGAAGACCTGCCCTACGAACCTGCCCTGCAGGTACGCTGATTCCCTGCCCTGCGGGGATGGCCCCGGCCATCCCCGCCCGTATCAAGGAGACCCTGTGCAAACCATACATCAGATCAGCATCTGGAACCGCGCCCTGGGCTTTCTGGGAACCCGCAGCGTGGCCTCGGAGCAGGAAAAAACGCCGGAAGCCGCGCAATGCGCCCTGTACTGGGACAACGCCAGGCGACAGGTGCTGCGGGACTTTCCCTGGCCCTTTGCCCAGCGCCGGGCCTGGCTGGCACGCCTTGCCCTGCCAGACGGCTACGAACAGGAATGGCGCTTTGCCTACGCCCTGCCCGAAAACTGCCTCAAGGCGCACGAGGTCCGCCACGAGGGTCTGCACCGGCGGCCCTTTGCCCTGGCCCGTCACGCGGACAGCGAAGACATGATGCTGCTTACCGATGCCGCCCGCGCCCTGCTGCTCTATACCGAGGATGTGGTCAACTGCCGCCTGTACGACGACCTCTTTGCCCACATGCTGGCCCGAAAGCTGGCGGCGCTCATTGCCGTTCCCCTGCTCAAGAACAATCACACCAAGGTCAGCGAGCTGGAACAGCTCTATGCGGCCAGTTTGCCGCAGGCCCGGCAGGCGGCTGTCAGCGAAGCGCTGGAACGCCCGCGGCCCGACAGCTGGCTGGCTGTCCGCTAATCATCCAAGGAGATGCCATGACCCTGCCCTACAGCGTCAGCCGTGCCCGCTATCTCGGCAATGGCACGGCCACGGTCTTTCCCTTTTCCTTCAAAGTCTGGAAAACCTCGCAGCTGGAGGTCACCCTCACCGCGCCGGACGGCAGCAGCCAGCAGGCCCGGGGCTGGACGGCCCAGCTCAGCGCCGAAGGCGGTTCCGTCACCTATCTGCACAACGGCGCTCCCCTGCCCGAGGGCTGGCAGCTGGCCATCGTGCGCAATATGCCCTTTACGCAGGATATCGACCTGGTAAGCGCCACGCGCTTTGATCCCGGCGTCATGGAGGACGGCCTGGACCAGGCCGCCGCCGAACGCCAGCAGCTGCTGGAACAGCTGTCCCGGGCGGTCATCCTGCCGCCTACCAGCGAACAGCGCCCGGCAGACATGGCGCAGGAGCTTTTGCAGGCACGGGATGACGCTGTGAGCAATGCCGGTTCAGCTGCTGGCAGCGCGACTAGCGCGGCAGACAGTGCCGCCAGGGCAGAGAGCAGCGAGCAGGCTGCCGCCGCCTCGGCAGACGCGGCGGCCCGGAGTCAGGAAGACGCCGCCGCCAGTGCCGACGCCGCTGCCCGGAGCGCCACAGCCGCCGGCCAGAGCGCGGAGGCCGCGGCAGAAAGCGAGGGCAGGGCCGCCGGGAGCGCCGCGTCCATCCTGGCATTGAAGGTCCAGGTGACCACGCTTTCTCCCGGTCTGCCTGCCAGCGCGGACTATGACCCGGCAACGGGCATCCTGCATCTGGGTCTTCCCAAGGGAGATTCCGGGGCCGCAGCCATTGCCACGCCTACGAGCCTGGGCAGCGTCAAACCCCAGACCGGCGATGACGACGGCCTGGAGCTGGACGCAGACGGCACCCTGCGGGTGCGGCAGGCCGGAGCCACGCAGCGCGGCAGCGTGCTGGCCAGCACCACGGCGCAGGCCGGGGCTGTGCCCATGGCCGATGCAGACGGCGCGCTGGATGAAAGCTGGGTGCCCAAACCGGACGCCTGGGACAGCTTTCCGCCCTTTGTGCCGGTTCCGGTGTGGGGCGTGACCTTTGGCGGCAGCGACGGCCGGCGCGCCATCCTGCCCGGCGAGAGCGCCGCCCGCGAGGAATGGGTCAAATGCGACGGCGGCAGCGACGGCAAAGGCGGCACGGTGCCGGACCTGGCTGGCCGCTATGTGCGCGGTGCCAGCGACACGGAGGCGGAAGGGACCAAGGGCGGTTCGGAAACCTTCTCCGCCACACTGTCCGGCACTACCGGCGCAACGACCCTGAGCACGGCACAGATGCCGAGTCATAACCATCAGCTTGCGGGACAGAATTATGGCGATACCTCGGACCTGAACGCTGTTGAAGCCAGGCACGGTAGGGTATCGAGTTGGGGCGGATACACAGCGGCGACAGGAAGCGGTCAGGCGCATACACATCCGCTTTCCGGTACGGCCGAAGGCACGAATCTAGACCCGTATATTGCCATGCACGTTATCATGAAGGTGGTGTAATCATGCAGGAACATATTACGGTCATTCCTGATGACCAGAG encodes:
- a CDS encoding portal protein, which produces MDVLLRGGPPPFPRRPEDNAPPQANMAALARRWHALLERRAPWDTAWQSLAEHFLPTRCRLNPQEESRPLLNHRLVDATGILAMRTLAAGLQGGMTSPARQWFRLSLDDADLADSRAGQLYLDEVERRMRVLFQRSNFYNAMHTLYAQLGTFGTAFLFELADPRHGFRFLPLCAGEYALDTDAGRRVDTVFRRSAMSLRQLEEVFGLAALPENLRRAVRRTPDLRRTVVHAVFPRRHGRPGLLAPHCLPVASVHWLEGQEGQAVPLRISGFQDFPGFGPRWDVAGNDVYGRSPAMDALPDCRMLQQMGITTLKAIHKAVDPPMSVSAGLRAVGLDLTPGGINYVDSLPGQSPLAATPLLQLKPDLAQSRQAMQAVQEQIRAGLYNDLFRLILEGRSKVTASEIAAREEEKMVLIGPVLERLHDELLIPLMDRTFALMQRLDMLPPCPPELRGRRLKVEFVSLLAQAQKLVGSGATQHYLDLTLRAASAWPEALDSVNVDHLLDQYARDLGLPVHLTRSLEERQALRLSRSREQQQDSLLQQVERVVDMGKTLSQSEVTLNGQKRSLLDGLGMALERLAMPRTGAAAVPAGEEPPHA
- a CDS encoding N-acetyltransferase, translating into MPIDYAYRPVTLPGERDALFFRMRDEGLLPWAMYALARPGLRHWRRLTQPRQGLLLVCEASTAATPPARGTALGDSAAPPLTDTRAIRAMGLFSGWRGRVAEFDFTVFRPHFSEAVPMALGAFHWMFSHTRVSAIMGLCPASNRHAWRLATACGFRLLARLPQACHLARRQCHVDGMLVCCTPDSLKNAAHSAGRKGGQPATRTPLSSATITPREDIMGFGGSSTPSVPAVTPAPKQEVQKPVTEAATAARQSQKDKAAKAAGIRGSIYTDPLRRQSETNGKTLLGQ
- a CDS encoding major capsid protein is translated as MSSSLGFVVTLAEMEQFYRGDKAGQIIELMNRTNDIMDDVPWMEANQSDGHLTRIRTGLPAVYWRRLYQGTPPAKSQWSQVKEGCGILEAIMELDVEELRLYGSRDRAFRMSEGIAFAEAMRQKVASTLFYGDSNVNPDAFNGLAMRYPAKDAQNVLDAGGTDENGCTSLWLVAWGAQSVHGIYPKDSTGGLSHEDLHTYMAQDENGRKYQVTGDKYNWRCGLAVRDWRAVVRIANLPVAALDRRKGEDGFVDLQKLTIEAKNRMPQHLRQKAIWYGNADVLTALELQNSDAGQVQLHYGEFFAAQAVPVLHGRPVRQCDAIVSTENPV